In the Thunnus thynnus chromosome 24, fThuThy2.1, whole genome shotgun sequence genome, ttgttgcagCACGTCTGCATCCAGTAGACTATTTAGTATGAAACACAGGCGCCTGATACTGTATCAGTAGCCTATGTGAcgctcacaaaaacaaagggaTTTTATGAGGATGACGTATGACTGCAGCGTTCTACTATAGTCATACGTCATTGTTCAGTTTTAACAACAGCTGACGTTTTTGACCTTTGAGCACAAAATGAAGTTATTTGTCCACAAATATTTGGTGAACATTGTGGCTAATCAACATGGTcagaaaatgactcagaaaaatatgaaatatctcaaaaatgccaaaatacactGGAGGGAGGCTTTAAatagtatttaaatgtttgaaaacaacatttgaatgtgTAAATCTGAAGGAGATTTTACCTCATAAAAATCATccttatgtctgcagtttagtgtcaccacaactttcacatcatattaatctcagcacacAAGTAAgaaatggtgtctgacctcagagtctccagtctacagtgtggactctccagaaaatcaaaCTGCAGATTCCTTCCTGAACCGTCCCGACTGGAGTTGTAGCTCAGatcaagctctctcagatgggaggggttggacttcagagttGAGAGCAGAGatgcacagctgatctctgacaaactgcagctcttcaatctgaataaagaagaaATCATGTAGCGTTAGAAGCAGTTTACATGGGTGCAAGAGCTCTGTCTACAGACGGATTTCCATCAAAAGTGAATTATTTGTTCCATCatagtctgtttgtttttaccactaacacaaaaaagattttactcTGCCAccacatttctgcttttttcactttgtaaaCGATTAAACGGCGAGGGAAAGAGACGTTGGTTGTTCCAGACATCAACGCTTGTTCCAGCTTCCTGCGGTTGTTTATGCATCGATTTATACGTCTGTTTTCTCCAAAATAATCAAAGTTATggcagttttatttaatgtgcaCTTATTTCTCTGTAGGGATGGGTACCGAAACCCGGTATTAAACGAGCCCCGAGGATAAATTTTTAAAGACTGTAGTATTGATAAACTCCGATGTTACCGGTTCTTTTATCAgcactttttaatgttttggtgtaATTTATTCTCAAACTGCAgcctctcctccacacacacacacacacacacacacacacacacacacacacacacacacacacacagtcagaggaCTACCAAGGCTGGACTGGGAGAACTGGTGTCTTTGACTGGGCCATAAGTTATTAACTAACTCACTCCCCTGCCATCGCCCAATACTTGGACTTCTGCACTTAACCGTGTTCCTTGTTAGAGCCTGACATACAGTTCATATTTGGACATGATGTAACatgtctgctgctgttcattatattttcatttatatttcaactgtttttgaCAGACAGCATTATATTGACAAAACATCTTTCATTTATGTAatcttcatctttttatttgtacCACTGATATGCCTTAAGGCTGGACAATATCTCCAGTATATTCAGATGTTACATGATATAGAGCCAGATATTATCTGAGAGTTTGCTTGTAATTCTGTGATGTAGCTCAGTTGTCTGTAACTGTTGCTGCTCCACAAAGCAAGGTTAGTAAGTTTACCACATGACTTTAAAAATGGTAAAACTGCTGAAATTTGCTTTGTTATCATGAACTTGAATTGTCAATCATAATTGAATCATATCCAAATAGCTCATTCAAATGTTGCTTTACAGATTCAAAACACtatcatgatgatgtcatcttttcACACTTATCTGCTTAACTTTCTAATCCTGCTTTGTGGAACAGTCCTCTGGTTAAAAGCTGCTTAACAGCAAATGATGCAGTTTTATTCAACTGAACTCTTCTGTTCTGGTCACCTGCTTTGGTTTTCTAAacactgtttcatattttgaaatatattgttAGTCAAAAAGGTGATACTGTATAGTTGATCATGTCAATATTTCTGAGCCTAAGTGCCTTGTACTACTATTTCCATCAAAAAGCCAAAGACAGTTTGAGAGAGAACGCTCtgtttcagctttttgtttAACATGCAATTGTTCTGCATGTGAACTTTCCAActttatattcaaataaaaagtcaagTGCAATaagaagctgtgtttttttctcttacatTGTAATTACATGATTGAAAATATCAATGATTTAGCTCTGTTCTTCATTCCtaaagaacattttgttctgGTTTGCATTATGTGCTTGTAGCCAGCTTTGGACAGAGATTTTATGAAGAATGACAACCAGGTCtattaaaacctttttcttAACAAAAGTGTCTTTAATTGTATATATTGTGACTATTCCTATGTGTTTAACCTGCTAAGTCAGTATTCATTTAGGTTAAAAATaggtttattaaaatgtttgtaaaaaaaatacaaactaaataGTTCAATCAAACAAATCTGTCAACTGTAAgatactgtaaaagaaaaaaaacagttatattaataaagcaatgaaaaaccagatcatactgtatttttcattaacaGCATGAAACCGTAAACTTtagtaacagtaaaaaaatgttaattttacagTAACTTAATGGCAACCCTGCTGCCAGTTGTTGAATGTTCTTACAGGAagttttaacagtgtgtgtgtagaggtgtgtgtgtttctactgtagcagcctggtgtcatcaggagatttaatgaaggtaaacacagtgaacggtGGTGCGTAACGGCACTGCGCTCTGGCGCAgcacttctcagaggctgcagatttatcaacatatcagtcctgctgacttcagatgctgcagggatttaatgaagtgaaggagaagcttttcatacagtagaaacagctgtggacaacagatactgtaacaatcacccacattcatttatacatcactgcacactgatttactgactttcctgctttaaccacatgaaaccttattttctgtgcacatgttggttggagagtgtttaactgaaataaatgatttatatttgaagcattaatctgttgttgcagCACGTCTGCATCCAGTAGACTATTTAGTATGAAACACAGGCGCCTGATACTGTATCAGTAGCCTATGTGAcgctcacaaaaacaaagggaTTTTATGAGGATGACGTATGACTGCAGCGTTCTACTATAGTCATACGTCATTGTTCAGTTTTAACAACAGCTGACATTTTTGATCTTTCAGCACAAAATGAAGTTATTTGTCCACAAATATTTGGTGAACATTGTGGCTAATCAACATGGTcagaaaatgactcagaaaaatatgaaatatctcaaaaatgccaaaatacactGGAGGGAGGCTTTAAatagtatttaaatgtttgaaaacaacatttgaatgtgTAAATCTGAAGGAGATTTTACCTCATAAAAATCATccttatgtctgcagtttagtgtcaccacaactttcacatcatattaatctcagcacacAAGTAAgaaatggtgtctgacctcagagtctccagtctacagtctggactctccagaaaatcaaaCTGCAGATTCTTTTCTGAACGGTCCCGACTGTAGTCTTcactcagatccagctctctcagatgggaggggttggacttcagagctgagagcagagaagcacagctgatctctgacaaactgcagctcttcaatctgaataaagaagaaATCATGTAGCGTTAGAAGCAGATTACATGGGTGCAAGAGCTCCGTCTACAGGCGGATTTCCATCAACAGTGAATTATTTGTTCCATCatagtctgtttatttttaccactaacacaaaaaagattttactcTGCCAccacatttctgcttttttcactttgtttatGATTAAACGGCGAGGGAAAGAGACGTTGGTTGTTCCAGACATCAACGCTTGTTCCAGCTTCCTGCGGTTGTTTATGCATCGATTTATACGTCTGTTTCCTCCAAAATAATCAAAGGTACggcagttttatttaatgtgcaCTTATTTCTCTGTAGGGATGGGTACCGAAACCCGGTATTAAACGAGCCCCGAGGATAAATTATTCAAGACTGTAGTATTGATAAGCTCCGATGTTACCGGTTCTTTTATCAgcactttttaatgttttggtgtaATTTATTCTCAAACTGCAGCCTGCAGAATTCACCAAAttgcatcatttaaaaaaacattttgcagggGGGGCATGCCTCCAGACCCCCCGAGGTGACTTCATGCCTCGACGCTCGTCGTTGGACACCAGTAGAAAAAAGttaagtcaaaataaaaatttcTCTTCAGCATCCATGAGATTATTGTGTTTGaaatcattcaatgtttcataatatgttcagagctgaagaaggtttagaatgaacaagtttagaaaatggaaactccaaacacctgaacccaacaggatgcaggttaaaaactgtcaaatacaaacagtgaaaaagagcttcattaatattaatgacaacatgctgctacttcaataaacacacagtgaCTTAACAGTGAATTAGCCAGTGCAGCTTTTTCATCTTATATTAAGGTTTCAAATCGGCAGCTCTGATACAGTCAATAGattaaaccactgaagaagaaaatagacgTTAATAGTAAGATACTCAGTGTGGATCAACATAACATCATccttatgtctgcagtttagtgtcaccacaacttttacatcatattaatctcacaGGGATTACAGCCAGGTCATGTTATTCACCTGTAATTTGTAAACCTATATTACTTGACACCTGCTAAACAAATAACACAAGATGTAAAATTTTGAGATTTCAGCATCACTTCACACATAATCATGGAGCTCTTTTTGACTGGTCCTTGGATCTTGGGCTACTCTTCTGACTCATTTTCTTACTGCTCGGTCAGCAATCTTGTGAGGAGCTCCTGTGTGTAGCCGGTTGATGGTGGAGTGAAGCTGCTTCCACTTGCAGATAATGGTCCCAATGGTGCTTATGGGAACATTTAGGAGTTGAGAAATCAGTCAGTAACCTGTGCCATTCCTGTTGCTCAACAATCTTGTTGTGAAGGTTTTGGGAGAGCTCTTTGTCTCTAATCATCATGAGATGGTTCTTGCATGACAGCTTGGTAACAAATAATATCTTCACAGATGTCTAACCCTTTTTAAAAGAGTGGAAGTGCTAACAGCCACATGCACTAACCCAGCTGATTGTAATTAGCACAGGTAAGAGGACTAATTAATGGAATCACCTGGTTCAGTGCTTTTTCTTACTGCCTGTTCAATACTTTTGTCCTGTGTCATTCCAATTCAATGCACATAAGTGTTTTGTTGATTGGGATGTTATGATTTCTTTAGCTGTGTTGCCTTATTGATTTAATACCAATGTCTGCTCTTAATTTCATATGGATAGCTGCACTGGAAATATGTCTCCCGAAAAAAGGTTGATGTGTTGAATACTTATTTCCCCCGctgtacatttatattttcttattgattAATGATTATTATACACATAAGATTAAGGGAAGACAACGCACCTGAAATAATTATATTTGTTCTGACTTATTACATGAGTTTGcctaatttgcataatttcatattaaaaattaaaggttataatacagaaatatattggATGAGAGTGTATATTACTAAGTTTCATTTTGATAGAAGAACATGGATTATTTTGTCCTTATTCAACTGTGGTGCCTTAAAACACATCCACCCTCATCCATGTTTAGGTTATTAAGAAATTTCACATAGGCTTGGCTCTGCTGCAAATTGAGCCTACTGGTATAGAAAAAATAGATGATATAAATTAGGGATGTCAATGATTCATCGATTATGGGTTAATTGCCATTAATAATTCAACTGATTGAGTTACAGGTGTTTCTGGTGACCGCCCGTAAGGGCCGCACAAGCTGTAAAACGAACGCACCTCCCTGCCTTCCGACGAAGAAAAACAGTTGCAGACTCGCAGTGAGCCTCAATCTGCTCACTGTGTCGTCTGGTTGAACTCTGAAGCATAAAGCTGTGAAAACTCCACGGAGTTGTTGTCTGGCGGCTATGCGGTTTAGCTATCTGAGGCTCATGCTAACACTAAACTAACATGttgaacagaagcagctgctcGGTTAATGCAGGCTGAGAGCTGACTGTCACACAGCAGGACTCTAATTACACATGCttccaacaaaatcaacacaaaagtgATGAACTGTCTAAGCGACACTCCCCTGATCtgaatataaatgcattttagcgGTGACAGTAAATGGACAGATAAAGTCACAGCAACAGTATTGTTTCATCCCCGGGACATCCGTccagctgagcagctgtttccagcagctggacTAATGTTAGCTACAGTAAACACACGTCACTCCATCATATAGATCAGGTCTGCAgattgttttatataaaactaaCCAGATGATGTCTGTTGTGGGGAGATTGGGGTAACctgtttcacatttacattgttACACTACAATGTCCACTGTACCAACAAAttatatgcatttattttagtctaaaatacaaaatgtgtaatatttcaCTTACTATTGTATATCTGAGCAGGCTGCAagttatatactgtagataaacACCCACTATACACTATGTACTATACATAAAGTAACAtcattttaccatttaccattacctatgtttgacacaaaataaGAGTAGACTACATTaggagttaaaagaaaaaaataagcaaacacCAGGttacttaaatgataaataacacaaataatgacttaatttaGAAATTACAGAGCTCACGTCTGTTGCTATTCAACAACTGGCCGCCAATATCCAAAGcattaaacacagcaaacagctgcacaacttCCAGCTTCACTAGAGGACAGCCAGAGCGCCCCCGCCGGCGGGAGCAGCGCTGCCGTCGTAGAAGCAAACGCGTCACAGGGTATTTAACACGGAAGAGTATAATCACACCACGTACCGTTTTGTTCAGAAGAAGCTCGGCTAGTAAGCTAGCGTAACCATTTCTACCTAAACGAAACACAAGTCAAACACCAAGCAACTGTGAGCGTGTAACAAAAAGCGCCCCTGATATCTTTCATTTCACGctatccacacacacatcaaatgaATCCTGAGATTTCACAGATTCCAGAAATATAACTCCTATCACTACCCGACCAAAACTCACTGGAAAAAACGTCGAAGTAATATAGAAAAACCTCCGTTTTTAAATTAACAACTACAAATTGTGTCTTACCTTTGCTGTTTCTGTAATCAAAAGTTGCGTCTGGCCGCACAAAACCACTAGTAATGGCTACTCCAATGTCTCTGGGTCATTTTGAGTTGATTACAGCCTTTCTGTATCCACTTTCCCGGTAGGAAGGACAGAGTGAAATCGGCCATCGTCTAAGCCTTCCATGCGAACACACGGTCTATGTCTCCATCTAGTGGTTGAATCGTAGTACTGACACAGATTCAGTCAAAAGCAATCGATAGTGGAGTTTGTGAGCTTTGATTAGAGGCCTAAACCGTCCAAATATGGTCCAAATCGACCAATGGTTTCCGGAGATATTGATGCGTATTGCTCAGGTTAGCTGAGATCGTTGCTCAGATTACATTAGGATTACATCACATTTGATGTAATTACAAATAGCTAATTTGGAATTTTTTCTCCACTAAAACTTATCTAACTTTGCTCTGCTTCACCTTCTTAGCATCAAAATGATGCTAAGAAGGTGATGTTCACATGTTTTATGGTTTACTAGAGGTTTTGGGCTGCAACTCCATCATTTCAAAGGGGATATTCACTATAATACTGTtaagttgggttttttttgtggaaatgaAATCTTTCATTTATGCCATGTTCCATCTTCATTTACTCTGACCCAGTAACATCTATACTGATGCTTACACCTCTGCACAAATCTCACAAGTGTGACCTTTATTATGATATAGAAAGTGTTCATATAAACCTTGTAGTTAcagagatatactgtatttattatgAGTATGCCATTTTCGAGCAGGGGCCTGAGTCAGAGGCCTAGGGCTTAAGAGGTTAATTAGATCAGACTAGATGTCTTGGACAAACCtaacaattaattaacatttaaccaaaattGCTGGAGCCTTCAATGGTAAATAACCTGTAACTTTATCCTacaaatcagaatcagaatcatctttattggccaagtatgtttacacatacaagcaaTTTGACTCCGctttagtggctctcaatgttcttacacagaataacaacacaacaatcttcagaaatatacacaaggaatgactatatacaggtgaatctgtttctgtgaactgtaaacaggattcAAATAGTGTAACGAAGTGAATAGTGTGAGGATtgatgagataaatattaaatggtaaaaaaaatgacGTTActtcatatacatatattaggtggttatgtacagtatattcagcCTGTTAATACACCCACCGGGCGCACGGGCCAACAGTTAGGTCTACAGCCTACAGGACACAATTAAACATCTATCtgcttgttattttcttttaataataatgtttaatttactTGCAATTAGTAGGATAAACGTGAACTTGCCCAGCgccaagctaacgttagctgaccAACTACCATCTGTAGCAAACCGTTATTTATCTGTCCATcgtttatgttttcatattattcatattattgttGAActttcaacaacaataatatgaaTCTTACCATTTTTATTCCATCATGTTGAATTCCGATGTTTGTTCTGTCACTCAGAACTATGAGCTAAAGTTGAGCGATGCTCTGTGTTTAGATATTCCGCGCTGTCTGTGTCACGTGATTCATGCAAACAATCACATTGGCTACTGAGATGTGACAATCTACGAAGAACATCTGGTTGATGCAgctctcactgttttttttttacaccatcaAAATCCACAAACGAAATACAGAATGAATAGGAagtttctctctcattctttcttttttttctcctcggATCTACACTGATCTCATAAATGGCCTCTATGgacacaacattcagacacctattcatgtcaacacagataaataaaatgctgctgactgtaaaatggatcaaattaaacATGTTGGATTAAAAGCTTAtgtattacttttatttatcttcttCCTGTAAATGGTAAcaggaaattaatattttcctcCTACTGAGGAACTTATTTCCAACCACAGATTTACTCTCATCATCACCGCTGACTAACAGTGATCAGTGCCAAACACCAGACTTTCACATGACTTCCCTTCTATCTGGTGGTGCAGCTACACAAAGTGACATCATTTTCTGCCAGGAAGCATCATGCACATGTTGAAGTGTAGCAGCTAAAACACGACTTGAGATACAAACTGCATTTGGAAATATGATTTGCTCTCTTTGTCTGTACTCCTGTGTGAGAgtattaaagtgtgtgtgagagagacttTATGTATAAGTTCCTACAAAATAGTGTGTtatcaatatttaatatataagaCATTATTCATGAATATGCAATGAAAGTCTTGAACTTTTTTCCCATTTGGTTTATAGATTTGAGTTTCACACACGTaccaaaaattataaacattaaattGGTCTAACATAAAGTTGTCCAATAATTTCTTACAAATATCAGACCCTTTCGATGGTAGACTGAATTCAAATTGAAATCAACTGTTCAggcattttggattttaaacattttagtgatttgtgaaatacaaatgaatcaaattaaatgtgaaacTTCTATTATGAATTTAAATAACTGGGTACATACAAGACATACAAGAGGAAAACGCAGTcggtgaactgacctcagagtctccagtctacagtttggactctccagtccagcagacagaatCAATCCTGAGTCCTTCAGGTTGGAGTTTTCACTCAGGTCAAGCTCTCtgagatgggaggggttggacttcagagctgaggccacaacttcacagtgagtCTTTGAGAGTCCACAGTCCTTAAGCCTGTTATTAcaaattatattacatttaaatatgctAAAATCAAACACCTCTATGATGAATATAGACACTATGCATTTTGATGACAAAGCAAATTGTGTTTTGAGGGGTCAGCAGCTCCATATAGTGCATTTATGGTAAAATGCTGTCTGTTGTGATAAAATGATGACTGTCAAAACACAAATCCTTAAGTCCTGAAGTTCTTTTGCTGGATTTGTATTAAAACTAGAAGGTGAAGgataaactgtaaaatgtaacattGTTTATAATTAAACAGAATAACTGTGTTCATAAGTGTAAACACATCAACTACAAAGTTTTTCTTGCTCTCAAAGTTTTGGTTACAACTGAAGAACAATTGTTGTGAGAATAACTGGTTTACAATTTTGGCAACAAGCAGCTGTAACACAAGCTGAACACAATTTAACAGTTTGTAAGTTTTacagtgtgcatgtatgtaaagGAGGGATGTATGATATGTCAGTGGCTGATATTTTTGgctgagaaatgagaaaatgtaactactgtattgttattgttttggtaaTTGAATTTCAGTCAATAATTGTGTCCGATAATGCAGAGCCTTTTTACAGTGACTGTGGACTAGTGACATCATTCTAAACCTGGTTGTGAACAGGGACTTTTTAAGGTCAGGTCTTGTGTTGGTACTGGAGTGGACTGAGAGTAACAGAACAGACATGGTTTTAGAGTAGATTATAGTAGTCTGTACAGTCCTGCCTCTCTtgcctttctctcctctgatcTCTGTGTTGCTGCCTGTTTGCACAAGGCCAGCGTAacttacaaacaaacataacctACATTGTTTTAAGATTAATAATATTGGTTATCGTATTGGTATCAGACACAACAAACATAATTATCAATCGTTGTCATTGGCCCTGAAATTCCACATCAGTGCATCTCTAATGTAAAGTGATTCACACTTTACAGCATGCActatacatttacattacactTTACTGTAATATTGATATGATTGATGTAAAGTTGGCTTTataatgttgatattttgtttcCCAATCACTCTCAACACTGTAAAACACTCCcttaaaaatgtttatcttAGTTACAGGTACAAAGAGTACAACGTTTGGAGATCAAATAGGCTCTTCAGAGTTGAGTACAgaggcaacaggaagtatctaAAACATTTTGGACTGAGCAGCTGGACatgagagagatgtgtgtgtgtgttctgcagttATTGATTTATAATGTTGATAATCACATCTAGACTTACACAgcctttctgcagttcctcacagctgggatcagtctCCGTCGTCCCTCATCTGATGTGTTGTACTTCTTCAGGTCCAACTCATCCAGAACCTCTtctgacatctgcagcatgtaggacagagctgagcagtggatCTCAGAGAGTTTCTTCTctgatctgttctctgacttGAGGAACTTTTGGATCTCCTGATGTACTGAGCGGTCgttcatctccatcagacagtggaagatgttgatgcttctgtcaggagagaCATTAGTATTCATCTTCTTCAGGTTGTTGACGGCTCTCTGGATGATTTCTAGACTGTTCTTTTTCCAATCCAGCAGGCCTCCTAAGAGATGCTGGTTGGACTCCAGAGAGAGACCATGAAGGAAACGAACAAACAGGTCCAGGTGGCCATTTTCACTTTCAAGAGATTTCTTCATGGCTTTCATCAGGAAGTCATCCAGAGTTGGGTCATCGTTTCTGAAATGCTTAGAAATCTTCTTAAGGAAAGACTCTGGTTTTGATTCCTCGTGTTTGTAGTCTTCTCCCAGGAAGGCCTTCAGTACCTCTGTGTTGCTGCTGGTGTAACAGTGGTACatgtagactgcagccagaaactcctgaacactcagatgAACAAAGCTGTAGACTGTTTTCTTGAATGTCACACTCTCTGTTTTGAGGATCTCTGTACAAAATCCTGAGTACACCGAGGCCTCTTTGACATCAAGACCGCACTGCTCCAGGTCTTCTTGGTAGAAtatgatgtttcctttctctAGCTGTTCAAACGCCAGCCTCCCCAGCTTCAGAAGAACTTCCCTGTCTGCCTTCATCAGTTTCTGTGGCCTCGTTTCATGTCCCTCATTATActtctgcttcttcctctttgtctgaaccaGCAAGAAGTGTGAGTACatgtcagtcagggtcttgggcagctctcctctctggtctgtagtcaacatatgctccagaactgtagcagtgatccagcagaagactgggatgtgacacatgatgtggaggctcctgGATGTCTTAATGTGTGAGATGATTTTGCTGAAGAGATCTTCATCACTGAATCtcctcctgaagtactcctccttttGGGCGTCAGTGAAGCCTCGTACTTCTGTTACCCTGTGAACACATgtaggagggatctgattggctgctgcaggtcgggaaGTTATCCAGACGAGAGCTGAGGGAAGTAGATTCCCCTTGAAGAGGTTTGTCAACAGCACGTTGACTGATGacttctgtgtgacatcagacatGATCGTCATGTTGTTGAAATCTAAtgaaagtctgctttcatccaggccgtcaaagatgaacaaaactttacagacagcgagcttctctgctgtgaccttctgtAATTTTGGATGGAAAACATGGATCAGCATGAGAAGACTGTACTGCTCATTTTTGATCAAGTTCAGCTccctgaatgaaaacagaatcaccagactgacatcttggttttccaagccctctgcccagtccagagtaaacttctgcactgagaaggtttttccaacACCAGCAACGCCGCTCGTCAGAACAAATCTGATGTGTCCCTGTTGGTCAGGTAAGATTTTAAAGATGTCGTGACACTTGATTGGAGTGTCATGGAGGGTCTTCATCTTGGAAGCTGTCTCAAGCTGCCTCACCTCATGTTGGGTATTAACCACTTTactctgtccctctgtgatgtagagctcagtgtagatGCTGTTGAGGAGGatttcacttcctgcttcatcagTTCCTTCAGTCACATGTTCACATCTCCTCCTCAGACTGATCTTATGTTCATGTAAAACCTCCTGGAGAGCAACATTCACTAAAACAGAGACAACATGTGAAACTAAACAAAGGGAATCTGACAATAATTCATTATTaccaacacaaaaacaatcagTCTTACTTTGTACAGTGATGGTCTGACTGTCTAGATCCTTCTGGACGTCCTCCtgacacaaagaacagcaggacagctgctcctccacagaAACACCACTCTTCCTATT is a window encoding:
- the LOC137177368 gene encoding NLR family CARD domain-containing protein 3-like isoform X20, with product MDKMASDTGLTEVHKMSARVEEEEGRAEPPVSNVLSMKSDRYNDHFLTFSNKPGPSNTKGQTDHRQRAESPASDCLSMKSDRSNRDPPTFSNEPGPSDTKGQTDHRQRSESPASDCLSMKSDRSNRDPPTFNNEPGPSDTKGQTDHRQRAESPASDCLSMKSDRSNRDPPTFSNEPGPSDTKGQTDHRQRSESPASDCLSMKSDRSNRDPPTFNNEPGPSDTKGQTDHRQRAESPASDCLSMKSDRSNRDPPTFSNEPGPSDTKEKNRKSGVSVEEQLSCCSLCQEDVQKDLDSQTITVQMNVALQEVLHEHKISLRRRCEHVTEGTDEAGSEILLNSIYTELYITEGQSKVVNTQHEVRQLETASKMKTLHDTPIKCHDIFKILPDQQGHIRFVLTSGVAGVGKTFSVQKFTLDWAEGLENQDVSLVILFSFRELNLIKNEQYSLLMLIHVFHPKLQKVTAEKLAVCKVLFIFDGLDESRLSLDFNNMTIMSDVTQKSSVNVLLTNLFKGNLLPSALVWITSRPAAANQIPPTCVHRVTEVRGFTDAQKEEYFRRRFSDEDLFSKIISHIKTSRSLHIMCHIPVFCWITATVLEHMLTTDQRGELPKTLTDMYSHFLLVQTKRKKQKYNEGHETRPQKLMKADREVLLKLGRLAFEQLEKGNIIFYQEDLEQCGLDVKEASVYSGFCTEILKTESVTFKKTVYSFVHLSVQEFLAAVYMYHCYTSSNTEVLKAFLGEDYKHEESKPESFLKKISKHFRNDDPTLDDFLMKAMKKSLESENGHLDLFVRFLHGLSLESNQHLLGGLLDWKKNSLEIIQRAVNNLKKMNTNVSPDRSINIFHCLMEMNDRSVHQEIQKFLKSENRSEKKLSEIHCSALSYMLQMSEEVLDELDLKKYNTSDEGRRRLIPAVRNCRKAVLKDCGLSKTHCEVVASALKSNPSHLRELDLSENSNLKDSGLILSAGLESPNCRLETLRLKSCSLSEISCASLLSALKSNPSHLRELDLSEDYSRDRSEKNLQFDFLESPDCRLETLRLKSCSLSEISCASLLSTLKSNPSHLRELDLSYNSSRDGSGRNLQFDFLESPHCRLETLRLKSCSLSEISCASLLSALKSNPSHLRELELSDSKSLNSSRTKLPFDFLESPDCRLETLRLKSCSLSEISCASLLSALKSNPSHLRELELSDNESLNGSRRKLCDFLESPHCRLETLRLKSCSLSEISCASLLSALKSNPSHLRELELSDNESLNGSRRKLCDFLESPHCRLETLRLYGCGLSEISCASLVSALKSNPSHLRELNLFGNSSSSSDKKLLSDLQESPDCRLKTLSLW